One genomic region from Amycolatopsis sp. FBCC-B4732 encodes:
- a CDS encoding cation:dicarboxylate symporter family transporter, with amino-acid sequence MPTPPTTEETPRKRDKTHYLYLAVIVAVLLGILVGFLFPGFAKGLKPLGDGFVNLIKMMITPIIFCTIVIGVGSVAKAAKVGKVGVMALFYFIIMSTFALAIGLVVGNLLHPGTGLHLNPADVKSVQKSAGGAEGPVDFLLGIIPKTLVSAFTEGEVLQTLLVALLVGFALQKLGPKGAPILRGVEHLQKLVFRILAMIMWAAPIGAFGAIAAVVGATGWAALKSLAVIMIGFYATCLVFVFVVLGLVLWLGARVSILKLLRYLGREFLLILSTSSSESALPRLIAKMEHLGVDKSVVGITVPTGYSFNLDGTAIYLTMATLFIAAAQDEPLSIGAQIGLLVFMIIASKGAAGVSGSGIATLASGLQSHRPELVNGVGFILGIDRFMSEARALTNFAGNAVATVLIGNWTKEFDREQARRVFAGQAPFDESTMVDEEREPEPAEATVR; translated from the coding sequence GTGCCGACCCCACCGACCACCGAGGAGACCCCGCGCAAGCGGGACAAGACCCACTACCTGTACCTGGCCGTGATCGTCGCGGTCCTGCTCGGGATCCTGGTGGGCTTCCTCTTCCCGGGCTTCGCCAAGGGCCTCAAGCCCCTCGGCGACGGCTTCGTCAACCTGATCAAGATGATGATCACGCCGATCATCTTCTGCACCATCGTCATCGGCGTCGGCTCGGTCGCGAAGGCGGCCAAGGTCGGCAAGGTCGGGGTGATGGCGTTGTTCTACTTCATCATCATGTCGACGTTCGCCCTCGCCATCGGGCTGGTCGTGGGCAACCTGCTGCACCCCGGCACCGGACTGCACCTGAACCCGGCCGACGTGAAGAGCGTCCAGAAGTCCGCCGGTGGCGCCGAAGGCCCGGTCGACTTCCTGCTCGGCATCATCCCGAAGACGCTCGTTTCCGCCTTCACCGAAGGCGAAGTGCTGCAGACGCTGCTCGTCGCGCTGCTCGTCGGGTTCGCGCTGCAGAAGCTGGGCCCGAAGGGCGCTCCGATCCTGCGCGGTGTCGAGCACCTGCAGAAGCTGGTCTTCCGGATCCTGGCGATGATCATGTGGGCCGCCCCGATCGGCGCGTTCGGCGCCATCGCGGCGGTGGTCGGCGCGACCGGCTGGGCCGCGTTGAAGAGCCTCGCGGTGATCATGATCGGGTTCTACGCGACCTGCCTGGTGTTCGTGTTCGTGGTCCTCGGGCTGGTGCTGTGGCTGGGCGCCCGCGTCAGCATCCTGAAGCTGCTGCGCTACCTCGGCCGCGAGTTCCTGCTGATCCTCTCGACGTCTTCGTCGGAGTCGGCGCTGCCGCGGCTGATCGCGAAGATGGAGCACCTCGGCGTCGACAAGTCCGTCGTCGGCATCACCGTGCCCACCGGCTACTCGTTCAACCTCGACGGCACCGCGATCTACCTGACCATGGCGACGCTGTTCATCGCCGCGGCGCAGGACGAGCCGCTGTCGATCGGCGCGCAGATCGGCCTGCTGGTCTTCATGATCATCGCGTCGAAGGGCGCCGCGGGCGTGTCCGGCTCCGGCATCGCGACCCTGGCCAGCGGTCTGCAGTCGCACCGGCCGGAACTGGTCAACGGCGTCGGCTTCATCCTGGGCATCGACCGGTTCATGTCCGAGGCCCGCGCGCTGACGAACTTCGCGGGCAACGCCGTCGCGACCGTCCTCATCGGAAACTGGACGAAGGAGTTCGACCGCGAACAGGCCCGGCGCGTGTTCGCCGGGCAGGCACCCTTCGACGAATCCACGATGGTCGACGAAGAGCGGGAGCCGGAGCCTGCGGAAGCCACGGTGCGGTAG
- a CDS encoding sensor histidine kinase yields MRSRWSLARQLLVLQLVVLCVLAGAGITFAYLDASRAVDENARDQVRAIASTVADAPTVVAAVSTPDPSATLQPFALRVQGDTHVDFITIMSPAGIRYTHPNPALIGQHYIGTIDQAQRGEELTETYTGSLGPSVRTVVPVFDAGHRVVALVAAGITVAAISAELRERLWPLFGVAGAVLLVGALGGWLISARLRRQTRGVAPDELSNLFEYHEAVLHSVREGVLLVGRDGRIGLCNDGARTLLGLDSDPVGRELAALGLPAELAEAFSSSENRAEELHLTDARVLLVSTTAVRSGGRAQGTVVVLRDHTELQTLTGELTTARGLAEALRSQAHEAANRLHTVVSLVEIGKPEQAVEFATAELALAQELTDRVVGAVAEPVLAALLLGKAAEASERGVELTVTPDTVIDDLSLGVAARDLVTILGNLIDNGLDAAVRGNGHPKVVVTARTEEDGLLLRVADTGPGVPDDADVFRRGWSTKAEDGHGLGLALVGQAVRRYGGTVEVGRDGGAVFTVRLPRQEADR; encoded by the coding sequence ATGCGGTCCCGCTGGAGCCTGGCCCGTCAGCTGCTCGTGCTGCAGCTGGTGGTGCTGTGCGTGCTGGCCGGCGCCGGGATCACGTTCGCCTACCTCGACGCGTCTCGCGCGGTCGACGAAAACGCGCGCGACCAGGTCCGCGCGATCGCCTCGACGGTGGCCGACGCGCCGACCGTCGTCGCCGCGGTCAGCACGCCGGACCCGAGCGCGACGCTGCAGCCGTTCGCGCTGCGCGTGCAGGGCGACACCCACGTCGACTTCATCACGATCATGAGCCCGGCCGGGATCCGGTACACGCACCCGAATCCGGCGCTGATCGGCCAGCACTACATCGGCACCATCGACCAGGCGCAGCGGGGCGAAGAGCTCACCGAGACCTACACCGGCTCGCTCGGCCCGTCGGTGCGCACGGTCGTGCCGGTCTTCGACGCCGGCCACCGGGTGGTGGCGCTGGTCGCGGCCGGGATCACCGTCGCGGCCATCTCGGCCGAGCTGCGCGAACGGCTGTGGCCGCTGTTCGGCGTGGCCGGCGCGGTGCTGCTGGTGGGCGCGCTCGGCGGCTGGCTGATCAGCGCCCGGCTGCGGCGCCAGACCCGCGGCGTCGCGCCGGACGAGCTGAGCAACCTGTTCGAGTACCACGAAGCCGTGCTGCACTCGGTGCGCGAAGGCGTGCTGCTGGTGGGCCGCGACGGGCGGATCGGGCTGTGCAACGACGGCGCGCGCACGCTGCTGGGCCTCGACAGCGACCCGGTCGGGCGCGAGCTGGCCGCGCTGGGCCTGCCCGCCGAACTCGCCGAAGCCTTCAGCTCTTCGGAAAACCGCGCGGAAGAACTGCACCTGACCGACGCCCGCGTCCTGCTGGTCAGCACGACCGCCGTCCGCTCGGGCGGCCGCGCGCAGGGCACCGTCGTCGTGCTGCGCGACCACACGGAACTGCAGACGCTGACCGGGGAACTGACCACCGCGCGCGGCCTCGCGGAGGCGTTGCGGTCGCAGGCGCACGAGGCGGCGAACCGGCTGCACACGGTCGTTTCCCTGGTGGAGATCGGCAAACCCGAGCAGGCGGTGGAGTTCGCGACCGCGGAGCTCGCGCTGGCGCAGGAGCTGACCGACCGGGTCGTCGGCGCCGTCGCCGAGCCGGTGCTTGCCGCGCTGCTGCTGGGAAAGGCGGCCGAGGCGAGCGAGCGCGGGGTCGAGCTGACCGTCACCCCGGACACCGTGATCGACGACCTCTCGCTCGGCGTCGCGGCCCGCGACCTGGTGACCATCCTCGGCAACCTGATCGACAACGGCCTCGACGCGGCGGTGCGCGGCAACGGGCACCCGAAGGTCGTCGTCACGGCGCGCACCGAGGAGGACGGCTTGCTGCTGCGCGTGGCCGACACCGGGCCCGGCGTCCCCGACGACGCCGACGTGTTCCGCCGCGGCTGGTCGACGAAGGCGGAGGACGGCCACGGCCTCGGCCTGGCACTGGTCGGGCAGGCGGTCCGCCGCTACGGCGGTACGGTCGAGGTCGGACGGGACGGCGGCGCGGTGTTCACCGTGCGCCTCCCGCGGCAGGAGGCGGACCGGTGA
- a CDS encoding response regulator, protein MIRVLVVEDEPVAAEAHRVYVERLPGFSVAGVVHSGGDALRFCEREPVDLVLLDFYLPDTHGLAVCRSLRAAGLPIDVIAVTSARDLALVKAAVSVGVVQYLLKPFTFATLREKLERYAEFRDASGEVTGQAEIDRALGALRTTEQPPLPKGMSVQTLEAIQDALSGAAEGLSAGAAASAIGASRVTARRYLEYLADNGMAHREPHYGQVGRPEVWYRLTRV, encoded by the coding sequence GTGATCCGGGTGCTGGTGGTGGAGGACGAGCCGGTCGCGGCCGAAGCGCACCGCGTGTACGTCGAACGGCTCCCCGGCTTTTCGGTGGCCGGCGTGGTCCATTCCGGCGGCGACGCCCTGCGCTTCTGCGAGCGCGAGCCGGTCGACCTGGTGCTGCTGGACTTCTACCTCCCGGACACGCACGGCTTGGCGGTGTGCCGATCGCTGCGCGCGGCCGGCCTCCCGATCGACGTCATCGCGGTGACGTCGGCCCGCGACCTCGCCTTGGTGAAGGCGGCGGTGTCGGTCGGGGTGGTGCAGTACCTGCTCAAGCCGTTCACGTTCGCGACCCTGCGCGAGAAGCTGGAGCGCTACGCGGAGTTCCGCGATGCGTCCGGCGAGGTGACCGGCCAGGCGGAGATCGACCGCGCGCTGGGCGCGTTGCGCACGACGGAGCAGCCCCCGCTGCCGAAGGGCATGAGCGTCCAGACCCTGGAGGCGATCCAGGACGCGCTCTCCGGAGCGGCGGAGGGCCTTTCGGCAGGAGCGGCGGCGAGCGCGATCGGCGCTTCGCGCGTGACGGCCCGGCGGTACCTGGAGTACTTGGCGGACAACGGAATGGCCCACCGCGAGCCCCACTACGGCCAGGTCGGGCGCCCGGAGGTCTGGTACCGCCTGACGAGGGTGTGA
- a CDS encoding M64 family metallopeptidase, producing MRKWAGIVAAAIMVLGIATPAEAGEPAGSVTDVQVTGPVSQRFNLVVLGDGYTAAEQPKFFADVQRHVSTLWSLEPFKSYRSYFNVFAVSIASPESGVDCDPSLDAPKKNTPLDMGFWGGCNAQSVQRLLTVDDAAAQRYADLVPGTGPANRQILALGNSSTYGGAGGSYATASGGNALSALISPHELGHSLGGLDDEYDYYARNVPGGAYEGGEPDSVHHTLLTEKQLRDQHAKWWRWLGEPSESGGSIGRFEGGLYTQTGVWRPSKHSMMKTLGYNFDQVGRERMTQRIAAKVPLVSGGTPAGTIGADRVVWLRTMHPVDHRLDVRWTLDGVALRAREAVDLRQAHVKPGKHTLTATVTDPTPFVRDPAARPSATRTWTVDTSVVTPPAGGPAVVASTATAQPVGGHDVVYVETGEPTGAVPQVRWALDGKPVATGPDYALKESRGTHQLTATTGGTTLTWTVDAAGPTTTAEAPAGQAVHGSFTMRLTASDGMPEFRVDGDGWHKYYGWPTDPDAPYLFTPRGTEIDGLAYGNLGPDGLTVSPFTERKPGYGRHRVEYRSIDAAGNTGPTRSFEVTLLP from the coding sequence ATGCGGAAGTGGGCCGGGATCGTCGCAGCCGCGATCATGGTGCTGGGGATCGCCACTCCGGCAGAGGCCGGCGAACCCGCCGGCAGCGTCACCGACGTCCAGGTGACCGGGCCGGTCTCGCAGCGGTTCAACCTCGTCGTCCTCGGGGACGGCTACACCGCCGCCGAACAGCCCAAGTTCTTCGCCGACGTCCAGCGGCACGTCAGCACGCTCTGGTCGCTCGAGCCGTTCAAGTCCTACCGCAGCTACTTCAACGTCTTCGCCGTCTCCATCGCCTCGCCCGAGTCCGGTGTGGACTGTGACCCCTCGCTCGACGCGCCGAAGAAGAACACCCCGCTGGACATGGGTTTCTGGGGCGGGTGCAACGCGCAGAGCGTGCAGCGCCTGCTCACCGTCGACGACGCCGCCGCGCAGCGGTACGCCGACCTCGTGCCCGGCACCGGCCCGGCGAACCGGCAGATCCTGGCGCTGGGCAACAGCAGCACCTACGGCGGCGCGGGTGGTTCGTACGCGACGGCGTCGGGCGGGAACGCCTTGTCCGCGCTCATCTCGCCGCACGAACTGGGCCACTCGCTCGGCGGCCTCGACGACGAGTACGACTACTACGCCCGCAACGTCCCGGGCGGCGCGTACGAAGGCGGCGAGCCCGACTCGGTCCACCACACCCTGCTGACCGAAAAGCAGCTGCGCGACCAGCACGCGAAGTGGTGGCGCTGGCTCGGCGAACCGAGCGAGTCCGGCGGCTCGATCGGCCGCTTCGAAGGCGGCCTGTACACGCAGACCGGCGTGTGGCGCCCGAGCAAGCACTCAATGATGAAGACCCTCGGCTACAACTTCGACCAGGTCGGCCGCGAGCGGATGACGCAGCGGATCGCGGCGAAGGTCCCGCTCGTCAGCGGCGGTACGCCGGCCGGGACGATCGGCGCCGACCGGGTCGTGTGGCTGCGGACGATGCACCCCGTCGACCACCGCCTCGACGTCCGCTGGACCCTCGACGGCGTCGCGCTGCGGGCCCGCGAAGCGGTCGACCTCCGGCAGGCGCACGTGAAGCCGGGCAAGCACACGCTGACGGCGACGGTCACCGATCCGACGCCGTTCGTCCGCGACCCGGCCGCTCGGCCCTCGGCCACGCGCACCTGGACGGTGGACACCAGCGTGGTCACCCCGCCCGCGGGCGGCCCGGCGGTGGTCGCGTCGACCGCCACCGCGCAGCCGGTCGGCGGGCACGACGTCGTCTACGTCGAAACGGGCGAGCCGACCGGGGCGGTTCCCCAGGTCCGCTGGGCCCTCGACGGCAAGCCGGTCGCGACCGGGCCCGACTACGCGCTGAAGGAATCCCGTGGGACGCACCAGCTGACCGCGACGACCGGCGGCACGACGCTGACCTGGACGGTCGACGCGGCGGGCCCGACGACGACGGCCGAAGCACCGGCGGGCCAGGCGGTCCACGGCTCGTTCACGATGCGGCTGACGGCGTCCGACGGGATGCCGGAGTTCCGCGTCGACGGCGACGGCTGGCACAAGTACTACGGCTGGCCGACCGACCCGGACGCGCCGTACCTGTTCACCCCGCGTGGCACGGAAATCGACGGCCTGGCGTACGGCAACCTCGGCCCGGACGGCCTCACGGTGTCGCCGTTCACCGAACGCAAGCCGGGCTACGGCCGCCACCGCGTCGAGTACCGCTCGATCGACGCGGCGGGCAACACCGGCCCGACGCGCTCGTTCGAGGTGACGCTGCTGCCGTGA
- a CDS encoding beta-N-acetylhexosaminidase codes for MSSFDTLLPRPVSVTPAPGSCPWPSPVDVRGTDLPAEGYRLEISPSGVVLSCADAAGEFYGRQTLRQLAGPDAFRAASLETGLSLPCGVVEDHPRFGWRGCLLDVARHFRTKAEVLRFVDLLAAHKLNVLNLHLTDDQGWRFEVPEYPELTSVGGWRPSSMQGSGGPQDGRPHGGFYTGDDLREIVAYAAARAITVVPEIDIPGHARAALAAYPALGTESSYEIWTSWGISTSLLSPSESTLDFFRTVFDYLLEVFPSPVIALGGDETPGATDEHREFVRLLAEHLTARGRTPMGWDEVLDIDGLPPMVIGSWQHEAAGLRAAEAGHDVVMCPEQHVYLDHRQAEHPDEPIPVGAVHTLEDVYAYEPALTGPRLRGVQAQVWSEHLDTVRRVDYMAFPRLSAFAEVAWSSGARDYAEFLPRLRDHHLPRLDALGVEYRPLAGPHPWQTRPGVPGRLR; via the coding sequence ATGTCTTCCTTCGACACACTGCTCCCCCGGCCGGTTTCGGTGACGCCCGCTCCCGGTTCGTGCCCTTGGCCGTCCCCTGTGGACGTTCGCGGCACCGACCTGCCGGCGGAGGGCTACCGGCTGGAGATCTCGCCGTCCGGCGTCGTGCTGTCGTGCGCCGACGCGGCCGGGGAGTTCTACGGACGCCAAACCCTGCGCCAGCTCGCCGGGCCGGACGCGTTCCGCGCCGCTTCGCTGGAAACCGGGCTTTCCCTGCCGTGCGGGGTGGTGGAAGACCACCCGCGGTTCGGCTGGCGCGGCTGCCTGCTCGACGTCGCCCGGCACTTCCGGACCAAGGCCGAGGTGCTCCGGTTCGTCGACCTGCTGGCCGCGCACAAGCTGAACGTGCTGAACCTGCACCTCACCGACGACCAGGGCTGGCGCTTCGAGGTGCCGGAGTACCCGGAGCTGACGTCGGTGGGCGGCTGGCGGCCGTCGTCGATGCAGGGCAGCGGAGGCCCGCAGGACGGGCGTCCGCACGGCGGCTTCTACACCGGCGACGACCTGCGGGAGATCGTCGCCTACGCGGCCGCGCGAGCCATCACGGTGGTGCCCGAGATCGACATCCCGGGCCACGCGCGGGCGGCGCTGGCCGCGTATCCGGCGCTGGGCACCGAGTCGTCGTACGAGATCTGGACCTCCTGGGGCATCAGCACTTCGCTGCTGTCGCCATCGGAGTCCACTTTGGACTTCTTCCGGACAGTGTTCGACTACCTGCTGGAGGTCTTCCCGTCCCCGGTGATCGCGCTGGGCGGCGACGAGACGCCGGGCGCGACCGACGAGCACCGCGAGTTCGTCCGCCTGCTGGCCGAGCACCTGACGGCTCGCGGCCGGACGCCGATGGGCTGGGACGAGGTCCTCGACATCGACGGCCTCCCCCCGATGGTGATCGGCTCGTGGCAGCACGAGGCCGCGGGCCTGCGCGCGGCCGAAGCCGGCCACGACGTCGTGATGTGCCCGGAGCAGCACGTCTACCTCGACCACCGCCAGGCCGAGCACCCGGACGAGCCGATCCCGGTCGGCGCGGTGCACACGCTGGAGGACGTGTACGCGTACGAGCCGGCCCTCACCGGCCCGCGCCTGCGCGGCGTGCAGGCGCAGGTGTGGAGCGAGCACCTCGACACCGTCCGGCGCGTGGACTACATGGCGTTCCCGCGGCTGTCGGCGTTCGCGGAGGTCGCGTGGAGCTCCGGGGCCCGGGACTACGCCGAATTCCTGCCGCGGCTGCGCGACCACCACCTGCCCCGGCTCGACGCGCTCGGCGTCGAGTACCGGCCGCTCGCCGGACCGCACCCGTGGCAGACCCGGCCCGGGGTGCCGGGCCGGCTCCGCTGA
- a CDS encoding carbohydrate ABC transporter permease yields MALAVRRPGRLIAEAVTIVIAGLIAFPLYWMLLSAVKPPGEIQSANPKPWTFSPSFDSFSRVLTVSGFGRFFLNSLLVALVVVVLSLLLSFLSAVALTRFSFKGRTVLLVMTLVAQMVPVEALTIPLFFLMRQIGGVVPAFGLNELGSLVLVHLAFSLPFAIWMLRGFVAAVPVELEEAAKLDGASRVRFTWQILFPLVAPGLVAVSVLAFIHAWNDFLFAKTFIISKTENQTLPQAILVFFKPEDTDWGAVMASSTLMTIPVLVFFVLVQRRLVSGMAGAVKG; encoded by the coding sequence ATGGCTCTAGCCGTTCGCCGCCCCGGCAGGCTGATCGCCGAAGCCGTCACGATCGTCATCGCCGGGCTGATCGCGTTCCCGCTGTACTGGATGCTGCTCTCGGCGGTGAAGCCGCCGGGCGAGATCCAGTCGGCGAACCCGAAGCCGTGGACGTTCAGCCCGTCGTTCGACAGCTTCTCGCGCGTGCTCACGGTTTCGGGCTTCGGGCGCTTCTTCCTCAACAGCCTGCTCGTGGCCCTGGTCGTCGTGGTGCTGTCGCTGCTGCTGTCGTTCCTTTCGGCGGTCGCGCTGACGCGGTTCTCGTTCAAGGGCCGGACCGTGCTGCTGGTGATGACGCTCGTCGCGCAGATGGTGCCGGTGGAGGCGCTGACCATCCCGCTGTTCTTCCTGATGCGCCAGATCGGCGGCGTGGTGCCGGCGTTCGGGCTCAACGAGCTGGGTTCGCTGGTGCTGGTGCACCTGGCGTTCAGCCTGCCGTTCGCGATCTGGATGCTGCGCGGGTTCGTGGCCGCCGTACCGGTGGAGCTCGAAGAGGCGGCGAAGCTCGACGGCGCGTCGCGGGTGCGGTTCACCTGGCAGATCCTGTTCCCCCTGGTGGCGCCCGGGCTGGTCGCGGTGAGCGTGCTCGCGTTCATCCACGCCTGGAACGACTTCCTGTTCGCCAAGACGTTCATCATCTCCAAGACCGAGAACCAGACGCTGCCGCAGGCGATCCTGGTGTTTTTCAAGCCGGAGGACACCGACTGGGGCGCGGTGATGGCTTCCTCGACGTTGATGACCATCCCGGTGCTCGTGTTCTTCGTCCTCGTCCAGCGACGGCTGGTGTCCGGCATGGCCGGCGCCGTGAAGGGCTGA
- a CDS encoding carbohydrate ABC transporter permease, with protein sequence MVVVQDAPPVTAPARKPRRKGDGRAAALYLAPAGILLAAMLAYPIYQLILISFYDYGQPQAAGNAPLVFLGFANYADLLSQAQFWTVLGKTVGFAAACVAGSLVVGTGLAVLASRVRSLPRTLLFLAALGAWSTPAIAGSYVWLFLFDTDFGLVNEVLTGLGLPFEHHSWTFGTLGAFGLVAAEVVWCSFPFVLVTMYAGIKGVPDEVLEAASLDGASVWRTSWSIVLPMVRPLLMIATVQSIIWDFKVFTQIYVMTNGGGVAGRNLVLNVYAYQQAFAGQEYGLGSAIGVVMTVLLLSITGLYVRSQRRSAAWL encoded by the coding sequence GTGGTGGTCGTCCAAGACGCCCCTCCCGTCACGGCGCCCGCGCGCAAGCCGCGGCGGAAGGGGGACGGCCGGGCCGCCGCGCTCTACCTCGCCCCGGCGGGCATCCTGCTCGCCGCGATGCTGGCCTACCCGATCTACCAGCTGATCCTGATCTCGTTCTACGACTACGGCCAGCCGCAGGCCGCGGGCAACGCGCCGCTGGTGTTCCTGGGCTTCGCGAACTACGCGGACCTGCTGTCCCAGGCGCAGTTCTGGACCGTACTGGGCAAGACGGTCGGGTTCGCCGCGGCCTGCGTCGCCGGTTCGCTCGTCGTCGGCACCGGGCTCGCGGTGCTGGCGAGCCGCGTGCGCTCGCTGCCCCGGACGCTGCTGTTCCTGGCCGCGCTGGGCGCGTGGTCGACGCCGGCGATCGCGGGCTCCTACGTCTGGCTGTTCCTCTTCGACACCGACTTCGGCCTGGTCAACGAGGTGCTGACCGGGCTCGGGCTGCCGTTCGAGCACCACTCGTGGACGTTCGGCACGCTGGGCGCGTTCGGCCTGGTCGCCGCCGAGGTCGTCTGGTGCTCGTTCCCGTTCGTGCTGGTCACGATGTACGCGGGGATCAAGGGCGTGCCGGACGAGGTGCTCGAAGCCGCGTCGCTCGACGGCGCGTCGGTGTGGCGCACCAGCTGGTCGATCGTGCTGCCGATGGTGCGGCCGCTGCTGATGATCGCGACCGTCCAGTCGATCATCTGGGACTTCAAGGTTTTCACCCAGATCTACGTGATGACCAACGGCGGCGGCGTGGCCGGGCGCAACCTCGTGCTCAACGTCTATGCCTACCAACAGGCCTTCGCCGGGCAGGAATACGGCCTCGGGTCGGCGATCGGAGTCGTGATGACGGTGTTGCTGCTGTCGATCACCGGGCTGTACGTCCGGTCGCAGCGCCGGAGCGCGGCATGGCTCTAG
- a CDS encoding extracellular solute-binding protein, which yields MRLRRTLPVFAAVALLAGCAPTQSAPAGSGGDEKTGTVRVWLFDEANRAPKEAAVEEAITEFKAAHQGVEVDVQWVPVEGRADKFSGAFNDPNNAPDVAEFGNTDVSSYAATGALADLTGDLASWGEGKDLIPTVLDTAKSGGKTYGLPWYTGIRALYYRTDVFTELGLKPPATLAELTDTARRIRAAKPDLYGISVGGKYTYAMLPFLWANGGELAKDDGGKWKSAVTEEKAKTGVAQYASLLKDDVCPPAQCANLTGTQSVTAFAGGKAGMTIGGDFNRKAVDQGVAKGKYAVVPLPGATAGSIAPAFAGGNLLGVFNASKHRGLALEFIELLGGAKYQEKMYTAMGNLPTLSTVQQKLAANDPFLKPFVETLKSGTKFVPATPAWSKIDSQNVLPTAVQQIATGGKDPAAALTDAAAAMDKAFG from the coding sequence ATGAGACTGCGCCGCACCCTGCCCGTTTTCGCCGCGGTCGCCCTGCTGGCCGGCTGCGCGCCCACCCAGTCCGCGCCCGCGGGCAGCGGCGGGGACGAAAAGACCGGCACCGTCCGCGTCTGGCTGTTCGACGAGGCCAACCGCGCGCCGAAGGAGGCCGCGGTCGAGGAAGCCATCACGGAGTTCAAGGCCGCGCACCAAGGCGTCGAGGTCGACGTCCAGTGGGTGCCGGTCGAAGGCCGCGCGGACAAGTTCTCCGGCGCCTTCAACGACCCGAACAACGCGCCCGACGTCGCCGAGTTCGGCAACACCGACGTCTCCAGCTACGCCGCCACCGGCGCGCTCGCCGACCTGACCGGCGACCTCGCGTCGTGGGGCGAGGGCAAGGACCTCATCCCGACCGTGCTCGACACCGCGAAGTCCGGCGGCAAGACCTACGGCCTGCCCTGGTACACCGGCATCCGCGCGTTGTACTACCGCACGGACGTCTTCACCGAGCTGGGCCTGAAGCCGCCCGCGACGCTGGCCGAGCTGACCGACACCGCGCGCCGGATCCGCGCCGCCAAGCCGGACCTCTACGGCATCTCCGTCGGTGGCAAGTACACCTACGCGATGCTGCCGTTCCTCTGGGCCAACGGCGGCGAGCTCGCGAAGGACGACGGCGGCAAGTGGAAGTCGGCCGTGACCGAGGAGAAGGCGAAGACCGGCGTCGCGCAGTACGCGAGCCTGCTCAAGGACGACGTCTGCCCGCCCGCGCAGTGCGCGAACCTCACCGGCACGCAGAGCGTCACGGCGTTCGCGGGTGGCAAGGCCGGCATGACCATCGGCGGCGACTTCAACCGCAAGGCCGTCGACCAGGGCGTGGCGAAGGGCAAGTACGCCGTCGTCCCGCTGCCGGGCGCCACGGCGGGCAGCATCGCCCCCGCGTTCGCCGGCGGCAACCTGCTGGGCGTCTTCAACGCGAGCAAGCACCGCGGGCTGGCGCTGGAGTTCATCGAGCTGCTCGGCGGCGCGAAGTACCAGGAGAAGATGTACACCGCGATGGGGAACCTGCCGACGCTGAGCACCGTGCAGCAGAAGCTCGCCGCGAACGACCCGTTCCTCAAGCCGTTCGTCGAAACCCTGAAGTCGGGCACCAAGTTCGTCCCGGCGACGCCGGCGTGGTCGAAGATCGACAGCCAGAACGTCCTGCCCACCGCCGTGCAGCAGATCGCGACCGGCGGCAAGGACCCGGCCGCGGCGCTCACCGATGCCGCGGCCGCGATGGACAAGGCCTTCGGCTAG